A genome region from Solanum pennellii chromosome 12, SPENNV200 includes the following:
- the LOC107005738 gene encoding late embryogenesis abundant protein D-29 translates to MASKKLICVLLLVVLCLFNFSSCKEIHDDEIVEQQISKENENSESSSWAGWAKDKISEGLGLKSSDHDDSSVKYASDSTMDAAKNAKDKITDTASGTGQYVADKAGNLKNAAEEVKNRAYETGEEAKNRAYETAEAAKQKASEKSEEVYSKAGEAKEKAYSEAEKAKDKACSDAEKAKHTTSEKAQEAYHKTGEAKQKAAEETEEAKGKMKEKAEEHVNWAKEGYETAKNKAGETLERAKESVASNLESAKEKVKGKNRDEEL, encoded by the exons ATGGCTTCAAAAAAGTTGATTTGTGTGTTGTTACTTGTGGTGCTatgtttgtttaattttagTAGTTGTAAAGAAATACATGATGATGAAATTGTTGAACAACAAattagtaaagaaaatgaaaattcagAGTCATCATCATGGGCAGGATGGGCTAAAGATAAGATTTCTGAGGGACTTGGTTTGAAATCTAGTGATCATGATGATTCAAGTGTTAAATATGCTTCTGATTCAACTATGGATGCTGCTAAGAATGCTAAAGATAAGATCACTGATACTGCTTCAG GGACCGGACAATACGTAGCAGACAAGGCAGGAAATCTGAAGAACGCAGCGGAAGAAGTGAAAAACAGAGCATACGAAACAGGTGAAGAAGCGAAAAACAGAGCATACGAGACTGCGGAAGCAGCGAAACAAAAAGCATCTGAGAAATCAGAGGAAGTCTACTCAAAAGCAGGGGAAGCAAAAGAAAAAGCCTATTCAGAAGCAGAGAAGGCGAAAGATAAGGCGTGTTCAGACGCTGAAAAGGCGAAACACACGACCTCCGAGAAAGCACAAGAAGCTTACCATAAAACAGGGGAAGCAAAGCAAAAAGCCGCGGAGGAAACAGAGGAAGCAAAGGGGAAAATGAAGGAGAAGGCAGAGGAACATGTAAATTGGGCGAAAGAAGGATACGAAACCGCGAAAAACAAAGCGGGAGAGACATTGGAGAGAGCTAAAGAAAGTGTAGCTTCAAATTTGGAATCAGCTAAGGAGAAAgtaaaagggaaaaatagagATGAAGAGTTATGA